One genomic region from Vitis riparia cultivar Riparia Gloire de Montpellier isolate 1030 chromosome 17, EGFV_Vit.rip_1.0, whole genome shotgun sequence encodes:
- the LOC117904105 gene encoding probable calcium-binding protein CML46, producing MEKTTLFHCLIKKMTVGNKTNPMLFLSILLFLVALDWFITFLDFCLSVRDLLQTCIAFISRARGACAGCNSSSSLQPNENADDGDGELLARGDLEMVMEKLGFHCDPDEELGSSQFALLFEEEPSTGEVKEAFQVFDENRDGYVDAGELNKVLRTLGFVLASEVECEKMIQAFDDDGDGRIDFDEFTKLVEKSFC from the coding sequence ATGGAGAAGACGACTCTTTTTCACTGCCTTATCAAGAAGATGACAGTGGGGAACAAGACCAACCCCATGTTGTTTCTCTCCATCCTATTGTTTCTCGTTGCTCTCGACTGGTTCATTACATTTTTAGACTTTTGTTTAAGCGTTCGGGACTTGCTTCAAACCTGTATTGCCTTCATTTCCAGGGCACGGGGAGCCTGTGCTGGTTGCAACAGCAGCTCCAGCTTACAGCCTAATGAAAATGCGGATGATGGTGATGGTGAACTGCTGGCGAGAGGAGATTTAGAAATGGTGATGGAGAAGCTGGGATTTCACTGTGACCCAGATGAGGAACTGGGCTCAAGTCAGTTTGCTCTGCTGTTTGAGGAAGAGCCCAGTACTGGGGAAGTGAAGGAAGCATTTCAAGTTTTTGATGAGAACAGGGATGGATATGTTGATGCAGGGGAGTTGAATAAAGTCCTTCGTACACTTGGGTTTGTGCTAGCTTCTGAGGTGGAATGCGAGAAAATGATTCAAGCTTTTGATGATGATGGAGATGGCAGAATAGACTTCGATGAATTCACGAAACTCGTGGAGAAGAGTTTCTGCTAA